In Humulus lupulus chromosome 6, drHumLupu1.1, whole genome shotgun sequence, a single genomic region encodes these proteins:
- the LOC133782873 gene encoding sugar transport protein 7-like, whose amino-acid sequence MAAATGLAKPRAEQYQGKLTVYLIITSIIASIGAFLFGYIGLSGGATLNEGIADLNEELVYRNKHYLDQYCKDDPGSDTVYLPSVYIAGMVASLIASPVSRKYGRRRSMIVGGINFFIGAALIAIVPRLIQYGPDELAIMVGRIFAGVGIGFGVQAIPLYLSEIAPAQYRGGLNFMFQLAISLGMLASNIINYVTRVEGEHRWTDYKGISISFGIFASLALLMTVGAKFLHETPNSLIQRGSKDKGRRVLEKLRGDEDVEEEFQDIVAASELASTVKTPFRSIFWKKNRPQLVMAILMPMFQALTGIDSLLYYSSILLLNMGFGEKSSFYSSVMVGAALVSSALLSMAVVDRLGRRALLISGGIIMIICQVIIGIILVNKLGDDQNLSKGLSILVMALICLFALAFGWSWGPISWTIPSEIFPLEIRSIGQSITVVVNFGMTLAVAESFMPLLCVFKFGLFIFYGSWIIVMTIFVCLFLPETKGVPIEEMTCVWRKHWFWKKIVPSQQGHILS is encoded by the exons ATGGCTGCTGCTACTGGTTTGGCCAAGCCGAGAGCAGAACAATACCAAGGAAAACTTACAGTTTATCTTATTATCACATCCATTATTGCTTCAATTGGAGCTTTTCTATTTGGTTATATTGGACTTTCAG GTGGAGCTACATTAAACGAAGGCATAGCAGACTTAAATGAGGAATTAGTGTACAGAAATAAACACTATTTAGACCAGTATTGCAAGGATGATCCTGGGTCTGATACAGTGTATCTGCCTTCTGTATACATAGCTGGTATGGTAGCCTCACTAATAGCTTCTCCTGTGAGTAGAAAATATGGACGTAGAAGGAGTATGATCGTTGGCGGGATAAACTTTTTTATTGGGGCAGCTCTGATTGCCATTGTTCCACGATTGATCCAATATGGACCGGATGAGCTTGCAATCATGGTTGGTCGAATCTTTGCTGGAGTAGGCATTGGATTTGGAGTTCAG GCAATTCCACTATACTTATCTGAGATAGCACCAGCACAGTACCGAGGAGGCTTGAACTTTATGTTTCAGCTAGCAATTTCTCTTGGAATGTTGGCATCAAACATCATCAACTATGTCACCCGAGTCGAAGGAGAGCACCGTTGGACCGACTACAAAGGCATTAGTATCTCCTTTGGGATATTTGCATCTCTGGCCTTGTTAATGACAGTGGGAGCAAAATTCCTGCATGAAACACCCAACAGCTTAATTCAACGAGGTTCAAAAGATAAAGGGAGAAGAGTATTAGAGAAACTCAGAGGAGATGAAGATGTAGAGGAAGAGTTTCAAGACATAGTTGCTGCAAGTGAACTTGCTAGTACAGTAAAGACCCCTTTTAGAAGCATTTTTTGGAAGAAGAACCGGCCTCAGCTGGTAATGGCAATCCTCATGCCAATGTTCCAGGCCCTCACTGGCATAGATTCTCTACTCTATTACTCATCAATCTTGCTTCTAAACATGGGGTTTGGAGAAAAATCTTCCTTCTATTCTTCGGTTATGGTTGGTGCAGCACTTGTTTCATCAGCCCTCTTATCTATGGCAGTCGTAGACAGGTTGGGCAGGAGAGCTCTGCTTATCAGTGGGGGAATAATAATGATTATATGCCAG GTTATAATTGGCATAATCTTGGTGAACAAGCTGGGAGATGATCAAAATTTATCTAAAGGCTTATCCATACTAGTGATGGCTCTcatatgtctgtttgcactagCTTTTGGATGGTCATGGGGCCCCATTTCCTGGACAATACCAAGTGAAATATTCCCATTAGAGATCAGATCAATTGGACAAAGCATTACAGTGGTTGTGAACTTTGGAATGACCTTAGCTGTAGCAGAGTCATTCATGCCTCTACTTTGTGTGTTTAAATTTGGACTCTTCATTTTCTATGGTAGCTGGATCATTGTCATGACCATCTTTGTGTGTCTGTTCTTGCCTGAGACTAAAGGTGTTCCAATTGAGGAGATGACTTGTGTGTGGAGAAAGCACTGGTTTTGGAAGAAGATTGTGCCTTCACAACAAGGACACATACTTTcttga